The Thermotoga sp. SG1 genome includes a window with the following:
- a CDS encoding sugar ABC transporter substrate-binding protein: MKRLIVLLGLLVGLVLMGLADETIVIRYAHWNALPPDPYNYVKAFEEKYPNIKVEFIQIPEAEYSQKLRTMALAGNAPDVLCLWEADLADFARAGWIIPLDEYVKQSKELSLDDFIPAVKKLMELQGHLYGLPWCFATEIMYYNKDLFDKAGVPYPNENWTWKDFEEAAKKLIVIKDGKVVQYGCDALSFQGLWYSLIGTFGDKIVDEQGRFAIGEGARKFLNWWYDLTNKYKVVASPQISTSGVVSADLFMAGKAAMAFNGSWMTSVYKDITDFSWDVAPIPKGVRQYSTLHTGFFAINAKSKVKDAAWKFIEFCMSEEGQKLINTAYSNPSARLSILKKGYYKVEGPKGPRNWSAIEKTAEFAEWGYTLLPPGLTFDLVKDFNAAILGQISVDDVIKRAIEKAKDILGEDRVVVQ; the protein is encoded by the coding sequence ATGAAAAGGTTGATTGTGCTTTTAGGTTTACTGGTAGGACTTGTTTTGATGGGATTGGCGGATGAAACCATCGTTATTCGTTACGCTCACTGGAATGCCCTACCACCAGATCCATACAATTATGTGAAGGCTTTTGAAGAAAAGTATCCTAATATCAAGGTAGAGTTCATACAGATACCCGAAGCTGAGTACTCTCAAAAGCTCAGAACCATGGCGCTCGCAGGAAATGCTCCCGATGTTCTTTGCTTGTGGGAGGCAGATCTTGCGGATTTTGCCAGAGCAGGGTGGATAATACCTCTTGATGAGTACGTTAAACAAAGCAAGGAATTGAGCTTGGATGACTTCATTCCAGCAGTTAAAAAGTTGATGGAACTACAAGGACATCTTTACGGTCTGCCATGGTGTTTTGCGACTGAGATAATGTACTACAACAAAGATCTGTTCGATAAAGCAGGCGTGCCGTATCCAAATGAGAACTGGACGTGGAAAGATTTCGAAGAAGCTGCGAAAAAGTTAATAGTTATAAAAGACGGGAAAGTTGTTCAATACGGTTGTGATGCGTTGAGTTTCCAAGGCCTGTGGTACTCGCTGATAGGCACATTCGGGGATAAAATAGTAGACGAGCAAGGAAGATTTGCCATCGGAGAAGGAGCCAGAAAGTTCTTGAATTGGTGGTACGATTTAACGAACAAATACAAAGTAGTAGCATCACCTCAAATTTCTACATCGGGTGTTGTATCCGCTGATCTTTTCATGGCCGGGAAAGCTGCGATGGCCTTCAATGGAAGTTGGATGACATCTGTTTACAAGGACATAACGGACTTCAGCTGGGACGTAGCTCCTATTCCTAAGGGTGTAAGGCAATATTCAACTCTTCATACCGGTTTCTTTGCCATCAATGCTAAAAGCAAAGTAAAAGATGCCGCGTGGAAGTTCATAGAGTTTTGCATGAGTGAAGAAGGGCAGAAACTGATCAATACAGCGTACAGTAATCCATCGGCTCGCCTTTCCATTCTTAAGAAGGGTTACTACAAGGTGGAAGGACCGAAAGGACCTAGAAACTGGAGTGCTATAGAGAAGACGGCAGAATTTGCCGAATGGGGCTACACGTTGTTACCTCCTGGTTTGACCTTTGATCTCGTGAAAGATTTCAACGCTGCTATTCTTGGCCAAATATCCGTTGATGACGTTATCAAGAGAGCAATAGAAAAAGCAAAAGACATCCTGGGTGAGGATAGGGTAGTGGTCCAGTAA